From Salinirubellus salinus, the proteins below share one genomic window:
- a CDS encoding glycosyltransferase family 4 protein, whose product MYAVLAAAVNHPNAVAPQNSLFNERICRALADTGALSDAVSPRPVAPPVGPFSEYSDLPRVEPWGPYTVHRPSFYYLLPKRLFYAASGDSYARRVPAYVEEHLEVPDVVHACHAYMDGYGMLPYCREHEVPLFSVVHGTVVNGYESLPPGVAPKVKETLEASTVCCVSDALNEKVRSIVDHDRVHTVALGADPARFPTDRREELRTGFGVPADAPLLLFVGAYTEAKGVDDLLAALSGLPETDGPDPYVAFVGHGGDRRERLERWLADSRFEGRVHWKLDPETVAEWFAAADLLVLPSHGEGRPTVVYEAMASETAVLATTVGGIPEQVADHETGRLVPPRDPRTLRDTLAAMLADPEALAEMGHEGRARLEREGWTWAGHAARLRELHEAVL is encoded by the coding sequence ATGTACGCCGTTCTCGCCGCCGCGGTCAATCACCCCAACGCCGTCGCGCCGCAGAACTCGCTGTTCAACGAGCGGATCTGTCGGGCGCTGGCCGACACCGGGGCGCTCTCGGACGCGGTGTCCCCCCGGCCGGTGGCCCCCCCGGTCGGTCCCTTCTCGGAGTACAGTGACCTGCCCCGCGTCGAGCCGTGGGGCCCCTACACGGTCCACCGCCCGTCGTTCTACTACCTCCTGCCCAAGCGGCTGTTCTACGCGGCCTCGGGCGACAGCTACGCCCGCCGGGTGCCGGCCTACGTCGAGGAACACCTCGAGGTGCCGGACGTGGTCCACGCCTGCCACGCCTACATGGACGGCTACGGGATGCTCCCCTACTGCCGCGAGCACGAGGTGCCGCTGTTCTCGGTGGTCCACGGCACCGTCGTCAACGGCTACGAGTCGCTCCCGCCCGGGGTCGCCCCGAAGGTGAAGGAGACGCTCGAGGCGAGCACGGTCTGCTGCGTGAGCGACGCGCTGAACGAGAAGGTCCGGAGCATCGTCGACCACGACCGGGTCCACACCGTGGCGCTGGGGGCCGACCCGGCCCGGTTCCCGACCGACCGGCGCGAGGAACTCCGGACCGGGTTCGGCGTCCCCGCGGACGCCCCCCTCCTCCTGTTCGTCGGCGCGTACACGGAGGCGAAGGGGGTCGACGACCTGCTGGCGGCGCTCTCCGGCCTCCCCGAGACGGACGGCCCGGACCCGTACGTCGCCTTCGTCGGCCACGGCGGCGACCGGCGCGAGCGACTGGAGCGCTGGCTGGCCGACAGCCGGTTCGAGGGCCGCGTGCACTGGAAACTCGACCCGGAGACGGTGGCCGAGTGGTTCGCCGCGGCGGATCTGCTCGTCCTGCCGAGTCATGGCGAGGGGCGCCCGACCGTCGTCTACGAGGCGATGGCCTCGGAGACGGCCGTCCTCGCCACGACGGTGGGTGGGATCCCGGAACAGGTGGCCGACCACGAGACGGGTCGGCTGGTCCCACCCCGCGACCCGCGGACGCTCCGTGACACGCTGGCGGCGATGCTGGCCGACCCCGAGGCGCTCGCAGAGATGGGTCACGAGGGGCGTGCACGGCTCGAACGCGAGGGGTGGACGTGGGCCGGTCACGCCGCCCGACTCCGAGAACTCCACGAGGCGGTGTTGTGA
- a CDS encoding glycosyltransferase family 4 protein yields the protein MSVLRDRETDRDRAPESLPRVLAVTTTFRAAEVTGPMAYVPGETVVLDADASALDRVVEAARETRRAIRRTDPDVLLLNGAGLSGLVVALVAWRYGVPLVARLVGDPAAVSDAEGVARAQRRGPLAVAVEYAYVYLSRAVFALATGFVAVSTDLAARTRERTGLAADRVQAVPVPLNRDPSGDPGWVRDSFGVDDPTVVLTVTNLDFRGKYRGVLDTLAGLEPLLSARDDLVYVVAGDGAYRDDLAAAVDERFGDSPARDRVHLLGYVDRVFDYVAAADVFCYVSYIDGYPNAVLEAQSMGRPVVANPAFGMLDMVRDGETGLLVDPADPTSVHDAVARLLDDPAERRRLGRAARRRVAEENTPEVVGRRLHDALGTVLAAAARDR from the coding sequence GTGAGCGTGCTGCGCGACCGCGAGACGGACCGGGACCGCGCCCCCGAGAGCCTGCCGCGGGTCCTCGCCGTGACGACGACGTTCCGGGCCGCCGAGGTGACCGGGCCGATGGCGTACGTCCCCGGCGAGACGGTGGTGCTCGACGCCGACGCCTCGGCGCTCGACCGGGTCGTGGAGGCCGCTCGCGAGACCAGGCGGGCGATACGGCGGACCGACCCGGACGTCCTCCTGCTGAACGGGGCGGGGTTGAGCGGACTCGTCGTGGCGCTGGTGGCGTGGCGCTACGGCGTCCCGCTGGTCGCCCGGCTCGTGGGTGACCCGGCCGCCGTCTCCGACGCCGAGGGGGTCGCTCGCGCCCAGCGCCGGGGGCCACTCGCCGTCGCCGTCGAGTACGCCTACGTCTACCTGAGCCGGGCCGTGTTCGCGCTGGCGACGGGGTTCGTCGCCGTCTCCACGGACCTCGCGGCGCGGACCCGCGAGCGAACCGGCCTCGCCGCCGACCGGGTCCAGGCGGTACCGGTGCCCCTGAACCGCGACCCGAGTGGCGACCCCGGGTGGGTCCGTGACTCGTTCGGCGTCGACGACCCGACGGTGGTGCTGACGGTGACGAACCTGGACTTCCGGGGGAAGTACCGCGGCGTCCTCGACACGCTGGCCGGCCTCGAACCGCTGCTCTCGGCCCGAGACGACCTCGTCTACGTCGTCGCGGGCGACGGCGCGTATCGCGACGACCTCGCGGCAGCCGTCGACGAGCGGTTCGGTGACTCGCCGGCTCGCGACCGGGTCCACCTGCTCGGCTACGTCGACCGGGTGTTCGACTACGTCGCCGCCGCCGACGTGTTCTGCTACGTCTCGTACATCGACGGCTACCCGAACGCCGTCCTCGAGGCCCAGTCGATGGGTCGGCCCGTGGTCGCCAACCCCGCGTTCGGGATGCTCGACATGGTGCGCGACGGCGAGACGGGCCTGCTCGTCGACCCCGCGGACCCGACGAGCGTCCACGACGCCGTCGCGCGACTGCTCGACGACCCGGCCGAGCGCCGGCGCCTCGGGCGGGCCGCCCGCCGGCGCGTCGCCGAGGAGAACACCCCCGAGGTGGTGGGCCGGCGCCTCCACGACGCGCTGGGGACCGTCCTCGCGGCCGCCGCGCGCGACCGCTGA
- a CDS encoding aldo/keto reductase, translating to MQESIQTDVQTTEQTYLTVQGAEVPALGFGTYHLPDDQVYDAVSTALDVGYRHIDTAMGYDNEIDVGRAIRDSGVPREDLWVTTKLLGYREVLFHDNMMDATRNRLEQLDLEYLDLLLIHWWDGASDMATVLEYMSELVEEGLVRHIGVSNFSLEELQEAVRVSPVPIFTNQIEYHAYLDRSEMLAFCRANDVLLTAYSPLGQGLVVGDAVLSEIGARYGKTAAQVAIRWLLQQEGVSTIPRSANPKHIRANFDVMDFELTRDEIRRIDELEGPLMYRLNREGGAIYELRGALGPVVPDFLRERLVSVGGRVARLVG from the coding sequence ATGCAAGAGAGTATCCAGACGGACGTGCAGACGACCGAACAGACGTACCTGACCGTCCAGGGGGCCGAGGTGCCGGCGCTCGGCTTCGGTACCTACCACCTCCCCGACGACCAGGTGTACGACGCCGTCTCCACCGCCCTCGACGTGGGCTACCGCCACATCGACACCGCGATGGGGTACGACAACGAGATCGACGTCGGCCGGGCCATCCGCGACTCCGGCGTCCCCCGCGAGGACCTCTGGGTCACGACGAAGCTCCTCGGCTACCGCGAGGTCCTGTTCCACGACAACATGATGGACGCGACCCGGAACCGCCTCGAACAGCTCGACCTCGAGTACCTCGACCTCCTGCTCATCCACTGGTGGGACGGCGCCAGCGACATGGCGACGGTGCTCGAGTACATGAGCGAGCTCGTCGAGGAGGGGCTCGTCCGCCACATCGGCGTGAGCAACTTCTCGCTGGAGGAGCTCCAGGAGGCGGTCCGGGTCTCCCCGGTCCCGATCTTCACGAACCAGATCGAGTACCACGCGTACCTCGACCGCTCGGAGATGCTGGCGTTCTGCCGCGCCAACGACGTGCTCCTCACCGCGTACAGCCCGCTCGGACAGGGGCTGGTCGTGGGCGACGCCGTGCTGAGCGAGATCGGGGCGCGCTACGGCAAGACCGCCGCGCAGGTCGCCATCCGCTGGCTGCTCCAGCAGGAGGGCGTCTCGACCATCCCGAGGTCGGCGAACCCGAAGCATATCCGTGCGAACTTCGACGTGATGGACTTCGAGCTGACCCGCGACGAGATACGCCGCATCGACGAGCTGGAGGGGCCGCTCATGTACCGCCTCAACCGCGAGGGTGGCGCCATCTACGAGCTCCGCGGCGCGCTCGGCCCGGTCGTCCCGGACTTCCTCCGCGAGCGCCTCGTCTCCGTCGGCGGCCGCGTGGCGCGACTCGTCGGCTGA